From the genome of Rathayibacter sp. VKM Ac-2759, one region includes:
- a CDS encoding SDR family oxidoreductase, with product MSLSVLFIGGTGIISSACVVRSLALGFEVTVLNRGTTAIRPLPDGVRQVRGDIRDPDSVRAALGDESFDVVVEFAAFTPEHVQQDIDLFAGRTAQYVFISSASAYQTPPTRLPITESTPLRNPFWEYSRDKIACEDLLVAEYRRSGFPITIVRPSHTYDRTALPVDGGWTVIDRMRRGDEVVVLGDGTSLWTLTHTDDVAVGLVGLFGASAAIGEAFHITGDETPTWDQIHRALAAAAGVEARLVHVTSDAIAAADPALGAGIVGDKAHSMVFDNAKIRSVVPAFSPSVRFTAGAREIIEWYDADPARQVVDARLDALFDSLIETYRPRPL from the coding sequence ATGTCACTCAGCGTGCTGTTCATCGGCGGGACGGGCATCATCAGCTCGGCCTGCGTCGTCCGCTCCCTCGCGCTCGGATTCGAGGTCACCGTCCTGAACCGCGGCACGACCGCGATCCGCCCGCTGCCCGACGGCGTGCGGCAGGTCCGCGGCGACATCCGCGACCCCGACTCCGTCCGCGCCGCGCTCGGGGACGAGAGCTTCGACGTCGTCGTCGAGTTCGCCGCCTTCACCCCGGAGCACGTGCAGCAGGACATCGACCTGTTCGCCGGCCGCACCGCCCAGTACGTCTTCATCAGCTCGGCCTCGGCCTACCAGACGCCGCCGACCCGGCTCCCGATCACGGAGTCGACACCGCTGCGGAACCCCTTCTGGGAGTACTCGCGGGACAAGATCGCCTGCGAGGACCTCCTGGTGGCGGAGTACCGCCGCAGCGGCTTCCCGATCACCATCGTCCGCCCCTCGCACACCTACGACCGCACCGCGCTTCCCGTCGACGGCGGCTGGACCGTCATCGATCGGATGCGCCGCGGAGACGAGGTCGTCGTGCTGGGAGACGGCACCTCGCTGTGGACGCTCACGCACACCGACGACGTCGCCGTCGGCCTCGTCGGGCTGTTCGGCGCGTCCGCGGCGATCGGCGAGGCGTTCCACATCACGGGCGACGAGACGCCGACGTGGGATCAGATCCACCGCGCACTCGCGGCGGCGGCCGGAGTCGAGGCGCGCCTCGTGCACGTGACCTCGGACGCGATCGCGGCGGCCGACCCGGCGCTCGGTGCGGGGATCGTGGGCGACAAGGCCCACTCGATGGTCTTCGACAACGCGAAGATCCGCAGCGTGGTGCCCGCCTTCTCCCCCTCCGTGCGCTTCACCGCCGGCGCCCGGGAGATCATCGAGTGGTACGACGCCGACCCGGCGCGCCAGGTGGTCGATGCGCGCCTGGACGCGCTGTTCGACTCTCTGATCGAGACCTACCGGCCCCGCCCGCTCTGA
- a CDS encoding HEAT repeat domain-containing protein, which yields MTPDSEPPVTLSDSLEDRLRAQVAREGERTVALRSAALLTGGYEGESFLLTVGGEHADGILKGAPSLYWPELWGARALLYVWDDDAAEAVTAGLANASWRVREMCARVCAERLLGGQKKLARLTTDEHPRVRAAGARALSAVAVAGTTSGRDEKGEFAASVEQTLTAMLRDPDRDVRRVAQQSADALRSARG from the coding sequence ATGACTCCCGACAGCGAACCACCCGTCACCCTGTCCGACTCCCTCGAGGACCGCCTGCGCGCCCAGGTCGCCCGCGAGGGCGAGCGGACGGTCGCCCTGCGCTCCGCGGCGCTGCTCACGGGGGGCTACGAGGGCGAGTCCTTCCTCCTCACCGTGGGCGGTGAGCACGCGGACGGCATCCTGAAGGGCGCGCCGTCGCTCTACTGGCCCGAGCTGTGGGGCGCCCGCGCTCTGCTCTACGTCTGGGACGACGACGCGGCGGAGGCCGTGACCGCGGGCCTCGCGAACGCGTCGTGGCGCGTGCGCGAGATGTGCGCGCGGGTCTGCGCCGAGCGCCTCCTCGGCGGGCAGAAGAAGCTCGCCCGTCTCACCACCGACGAGCACCCCCGCGTCCGAGCGGCCGGCGCGCGCGCCCTCTCGGCCGTCGCGGTGGCGGGAACCACGTCGGGTCGCGACGAGAAGGGCGAGTTCGCCGCCAGCGTCGAGCAGACGCTGACCGCGATGCTGCGCGATCCCGACCGAGACGTGCGCCGGGTCGCGCAGCAGTCGGCCGACGCGCTGAGATCCGCGCGCGGCTGA
- a CDS encoding glutamine synthetase III, translating to MSGNTVRRDAIKDVEAYVPPAVSFTEAEAPGQIFGENVFSTIVMRQRLPKSVFKSVMATIEHGAKLDPLVADAVASAMKDWALEKGATHYAHVFYPLTGLTAEKHDSFFEPVGDGSALAEFAGKTLVQGEPDASSFPNGGLRNTFEARGYTGWDVTSPAYVLENPNGNTLCIPTVFVSMTGEALDHKTPLLRSQQAMGEHAERILRLFGHTDPARIVSFCGPEQEYFLIDRHFFLARPDLLNAGRTLFGTTPPKGQEFDDHYFGAIPERVLGFMMDTERELFKLGIPAKTRHNEVAPGQFEIAPMFERGNIAADHQQLLMTTFKTIAKKHGMECLFHEKPFQGVNGSGKHVNFSLGNSELGSLLVPGDTPHENAQFLVFCAAVIRAVHLYGGLLRASVASASNDHRLGANEAPPAIISIFLGDQLGDVFEQLAKGPATSSKGKGTMQIGVDTLPVLPTDPGDRNRTSPFAFTGNRFEFRAPGSMQSVSGPMVTINTIMADSLDYAATELETAIAGGADFDAAVQELLTRIITEHGAVVFNGDGYADAWPVEAERRGLANLRTTLDALPELITDEALALFEKYRVFNHREMHSRYEIGLEQYSLSIGVEARLTLEMGRTSILPAAVRHQTELAVNVGALKAAGVEADLAPLTEVSDAVAELRAALATLAAALGDEVGHDALAEAQHAKDALLPAMTAVRTAADAIEGIIADDLWPLPTYQEMLFIL from the coding sequence ATGAGTGGAAATACCGTCCGTCGTGATGCGATCAAGGACGTCGAGGCGTACGTGCCCCCCGCCGTCAGTTTCACGGAGGCAGAGGCACCGGGGCAGATCTTCGGCGAGAACGTCTTCAGCACCATCGTGATGCGCCAGCGCCTGCCGAAGTCGGTCTTCAAGTCCGTCATGGCCACGATCGAGCACGGGGCGAAGCTCGACCCGCTGGTCGCCGACGCCGTCGCCTCGGCGATGAAGGACTGGGCGCTCGAGAAGGGCGCGACCCACTACGCGCACGTGTTCTACCCCCTCACCGGCCTGACCGCCGAGAAGCACGACTCGTTCTTCGAGCCCGTCGGCGACGGCTCCGCGCTCGCCGAGTTCGCCGGCAAGACCCTCGTCCAGGGCGAGCCGGACGCGTCGAGCTTCCCCAACGGCGGCCTGCGCAACACCTTCGAGGCCCGCGGGTACACCGGCTGGGACGTCACCAGCCCGGCGTACGTGCTCGAGAACCCGAACGGCAACACCCTCTGCATCCCCACCGTCTTCGTCTCGATGACAGGGGAGGCCCTCGACCACAAGACGCCGCTGCTGCGCTCCCAGCAGGCCATGGGCGAGCACGCGGAGCGGATCCTCCGGCTCTTCGGGCACACCGACCCGGCCAGGATCGTGTCGTTCTGCGGCCCGGAGCAGGAGTACTTCCTGATCGACCGGCACTTCTTCCTCGCGCGCCCCGACCTGCTGAACGCCGGCCGCACCCTGTTCGGCACCACGCCGCCGAAGGGCCAGGAGTTCGACGACCACTACTTCGGCGCCATCCCCGAGCGCGTCCTCGGCTTCATGATGGACACCGAGCGGGAGCTGTTCAAGCTCGGCATCCCGGCGAAGACCCGGCACAACGAGGTCGCGCCCGGCCAGTTCGAGATCGCGCCGATGTTCGAGCGCGGCAACATCGCGGCCGACCACCAGCAGCTGCTGATGACGACCTTCAAGACGATCGCGAAGAAGCACGGGATGGAGTGCCTCTTCCACGAGAAGCCGTTCCAGGGCGTCAACGGGTCGGGCAAGCACGTCAACTTCTCGCTGGGCAACAGCGAGCTCGGGTCCCTCCTCGTCCCCGGGGACACCCCGCACGAGAACGCGCAGTTCCTCGTGTTCTGCGCCGCGGTGATCCGCGCGGTGCACCTCTACGGCGGGCTGCTGCGCGCCTCCGTCGCGTCGGCGTCGAACGACCACCGGCTCGGCGCGAACGAGGCTCCGCCGGCGATCATCTCGATCTTCCTCGGCGACCAGCTCGGCGACGTCTTCGAGCAGCTCGCGAAGGGTCCGGCGACCTCGTCGAAGGGCAAGGGCACGATGCAGATCGGAGTCGACACCCTGCCCGTCCTGCCGACGGACCCGGGCGACCGCAACCGCACCAGCCCGTTCGCCTTCACCGGCAACCGCTTCGAGTTCCGCGCTCCGGGCTCGATGCAGTCGGTGAGCGGGCCGATGGTCACCATCAACACGATCATGGCCGACTCGCTCGACTACGCCGCGACCGAGCTCGAGACCGCGATCGCCGGCGGCGCCGACTTCGACGCCGCGGTCCAGGAGCTGCTGACCCGGATCATCACCGAGCACGGCGCCGTCGTCTTCAACGGGGACGGCTACGCCGACGCCTGGCCCGTCGAGGCGGAGCGCCGCGGGCTCGCGAACCTCCGCACCACGCTCGACGCCCTGCCCGAGCTGATCACCGACGAGGCGCTCGCGCTCTTCGAGAAGTACCGGGTCTTCAACCACCGCGAGATGCACAGCCGCTACGAGATCGGGCTCGAGCAGTACAGCCTGAGCATCGGCGTCGAGGCGCGGCTGACGCTCGAGATGGGGCGCACGTCGATCCTGCCCGCGGCCGTCCGGCACCAGACCGAGCTCGCCGTGAACGTCGGGGCGCTGAAGGCCGCCGGGGTCGAGGCCGACCTCGCACCGCTCACCGAGGTGAGCGACGCGGTCGCCGAGCTGCGTGCCGCCCTGGCGACGCTCGCGGCGGCGCTCGGCGACGAGGTGGGGCACGACGCACTCGCCGAGGCCCAGCACGCGAAGGACGCGCTGCTGCCCGCGATGACGGCGGTGCGTACCGCAGCGGACGCGATCGAGGGCATCATCGCCGACGACCTGTGGCCGCTGCCGACCTACCAGGAGATGCTCTTCATCCTCTGA
- a CDS encoding TetR/AcrR family transcriptional regulator codes for MPRTIDRDARKEQLAEAVWRVVRERGIGAVSVRTVAEEAGVVVGSLRHVFPSRAELLAFSAELMVLRATERIIATPRTGDALADAVAFLRHLLPLEPDSRAELEVNIALIAETPALPVLREIRDEAHRQLAELCLTLAQSVSGRPADTALVDAAKRLHALVDGLAVHLLLRDGEGEWAVGVLAAELSRLRG; via the coding sequence GTGCCCCGGACCATCGATCGCGACGCCCGCAAGGAGCAGCTCGCCGAGGCCGTCTGGCGTGTGGTGCGCGAGCGCGGCATCGGCGCCGTGTCGGTCCGCACCGTCGCCGAGGAGGCGGGCGTCGTCGTCGGCTCGCTCCGGCACGTGTTCCCCTCCCGCGCCGAGCTGCTGGCCTTCTCGGCCGAGCTGATGGTGCTGCGCGCCACGGAGCGGATCATCGCCACGCCCCGCACCGGAGACGCCCTCGCCGATGCGGTCGCCTTCCTGCGCCACCTGCTCCCGCTGGAGCCCGACAGTCGTGCCGAGCTCGAGGTGAACATCGCCCTGATCGCCGAGACGCCGGCGCTCCCGGTCCTCCGCGAGATCCGCGACGAGGCGCACCGACAGCTCGCCGAGCTGTGCCTCACCCTGGCCCAGAGCGTCTCCGGCCGGCCGGCCGACACCGCGCTGGTCGATGCGGCGAAGCGCCTGCACGCGCTCGTCGACGGCCTCGCCGTGCACCTGCTCCTCCGCGACGGAGAAGGGGAGTGGGCGGTCGGCGTCCTGGCCGCGGAGCTGTCCCGCCTGCGCGGATGA
- a CDS encoding glucose-6-phosphate dehydrogenase, with the protein MTDQAGIPDATTLEGAKRSIAILGAGGDLTERLLLPGLGRVAELARDSEFTLIGAARTPQSDDEWKALVRRSLEDAEIPAHTVESLVSRARFLATDASDPEQLKALIDACPSAPVLYVALPPAMGHAIAESLARIELPDDLVVAIEKPFGEDLEDAVALNEALAGVVPDGRLWRVDHFLGNATVMGMLGLRFGNRLLETSWSAEHIEKIEIVYDETLGIEGRAAFYDSTGALRDMLQSHLLMVLALTTMERPDEIVARDVHERMAEVLGAVRLWRDDPSTARRARYTEGRVDGRFFPSYVDEPDVDASAGTETLAQVLLQIDTPRWDGVPFVLRSGKGIGDPRTEVAVHFRPSSPPRGLRTTTDESGTVLRMSLKGGDVELDLFVNSADDPTDLERVTLEASPGEATLDAYAQVLAGILQGDTLLSVPGDVAEQCWRIVTPVLSEWARGDAPLEEYPAGSRGPEGW; encoded by the coding sequence ATGACCGATCAGGCCGGAATCCCCGACGCCACCACGCTGGAGGGGGCGAAGCGCAGCATCGCGATCCTCGGTGCCGGCGGCGACCTCACCGAGCGCCTCCTCCTGCCCGGACTCGGACGAGTGGCCGAGCTCGCCCGCGACTCCGAGTTCACGCTGATCGGAGCGGCGCGGACGCCGCAGAGCGACGACGAGTGGAAGGCCCTGGTGCGCCGCAGCCTCGAGGACGCGGAGATCCCGGCGCACACGGTGGAGTCGCTCGTCTCGCGCGCCCGCTTCCTCGCGACCGACGCCTCCGACCCCGAGCAGCTGAAGGCGCTGATCGACGCGTGCCCGTCGGCGCCCGTGCTGTACGTCGCGCTCCCTCCGGCGATGGGCCATGCGATCGCCGAGTCGCTGGCGCGGATCGAGCTGCCCGACGATCTCGTCGTCGCCATCGAGAAGCCGTTCGGCGAGGACCTCGAGGACGCCGTCGCCCTGAACGAGGCGCTCGCCGGAGTCGTCCCCGACGGCCGGCTCTGGCGGGTCGACCACTTCCTCGGCAACGCGACCGTGATGGGGATGCTCGGGCTGCGCTTCGGCAACCGGCTGCTCGAGACGAGCTGGAGCGCCGAGCACATCGAGAAGATCGAGATCGTCTACGACGAGACACTCGGTATCGAGGGGCGGGCTGCGTTCTACGACTCGACCGGTGCCCTGCGGGACATGCTGCAGAGCCACCTGCTGATGGTCCTCGCCCTGACCACCATGGAGCGGCCCGACGAGATCGTGGCCCGGGACGTCCACGAGCGCATGGCCGAGGTCCTCGGAGCCGTCCGACTCTGGCGGGACGACCCGAGCACCGCGCGTCGCGCCCGGTACACCGAGGGGCGGGTCGACGGCCGCTTCTTCCCCTCCTACGTCGACGAGCCCGACGTGGACGCCTCCGCGGGCACGGAGACGCTCGCCCAGGTGCTGCTGCAGATCGACACGCCGCGCTGGGACGGAGTGCCGTTCGTCCTGCGCTCCGGCAAGGGGATCGGCGATCCGCGCACCGAGGTGGCGGTGCACTTCCGTCCCTCGTCACCGCCCCGGGGACTCCGCACCACGACGGACGAGTCGGGGACGGTGCTCCGCATGTCGCTCAAGGGCGGAGACGTCGAGCTGGACCTCTTCGTCAACTCCGCCGACGACCCGACCGACCTCGAGCGGGTGACGCTGGAGGCGAGCCCCGGCGAGGCCACGCTGGACGCCTACGCCCAGGTCCTGGCCGGCATCCTCCAGGGCGACACCCTTCTGTCGGTGCCGGGGGACGTCGCGGAGCAGTGCTGGCGCATCGTCACCCCGGTGCTCTCGGAGTGGGCGCGTGGCGACGCTCCGCTCGAGGAGTACCCGGCGGGAAGCCGCGGACCCGAGGGCTGGTGA
- a CDS encoding LysR family transcriptional regulator, with amino-acid sequence MDPTRLRLLRELGDRGSVAAVALASGVSASAVSQQLAALQAGIPIPLTIKDGRRLVLTAAGEALAVASTRVEEALAEARDAVESFLEQEERPVGVSAFHSAGLALFGPLLRELDGRPRVSLADADVAQDAFAGLTADHDLVIAHRLAHDPPWPLARLVVTELFIEPLDIALPADHLLARQAGIRPEQLRGEHWISTHEGFPLTGVLDHLGAMIGEAPRIDHRINEFSVAAHIVRAGAAVAVMPRTTAAALAVDGLVLRPVVGASLARHVDVLARPDSLARTPVRTVLSALRRVAGVAAERAEA; translated from the coding sequence ATGGATCCGACGCGCCTCCGTCTCCTCCGCGAGCTCGGCGACCGCGGGAGCGTCGCCGCCGTCGCCCTCGCCTCCGGCGTCAGCGCCTCCGCCGTCTCGCAGCAGCTCGCCGCTCTGCAGGCGGGTATCCCCATCCCGCTGACGATCAAGGACGGCCGCCGCCTCGTGCTCACGGCGGCGGGGGAGGCGCTCGCCGTCGCCTCGACCCGCGTCGAGGAGGCGCTCGCCGAGGCGCGGGACGCCGTCGAGTCCTTCCTCGAGCAGGAGGAGCGACCGGTGGGCGTGTCCGCCTTCCACAGCGCCGGTCTCGCGCTCTTCGGCCCGTTGCTGCGCGAGCTCGACGGTCGCCCGCGGGTCTCGCTCGCCGACGCCGACGTGGCCCAGGACGCGTTCGCCGGACTCACCGCCGACCACGATCTCGTCATCGCGCACCGCCTCGCCCACGACCCTCCCTGGCCGCTCGCGCGCCTGGTCGTGACCGAGCTGTTCATCGAGCCCCTCGACATCGCGCTGCCCGCCGACCACCTCCTCGCCCGGCAGGCCGGCATCCGCCCCGAGCAGCTGCGCGGCGAGCACTGGATCTCGACGCACGAGGGCTTCCCGCTCACCGGTGTCCTCGACCACCTCGGGGCGATGATCGGCGAGGCGCCGCGCATCGACCACCGCATCAACGAGTTCTCGGTCGCCGCTCACATCGTGCGCGCCGGCGCCGCCGTCGCGGTGATGCCGCGGACCACGGCCGCCGCCCTCGCCGTCGACGGGCTGGTGCTGCGTCCGGTCGTCGGCGCCTCGCTCGCCCGCCACGTCGACGTGCTGGCCCGTCCGGACTCACTCGCCCGCACGCCGGTGCGCACGGTCCTGTCGGCGCTCCGAAGAGTGGCCGGGGTCGCCGCGGAGCGCGCGGAAGCGTGA
- a CDS encoding DMT family transporter: MPSRSRTAPVVDVLLLGVAAVWGASFLAAKDLAADTGVPSAIALRFLVAGAATALLCLARRERLPRGRGLLIAAALGCSQAVIIGLETWGVHLTSATNAGLLISLALVMTPVLEGVASRSWLPRSFFVATVAAVVGVALLVSEGGLRTPTWGDGLVIAAAVVRAVHVTASAHLTRGRREGSLGVVLVQLVVCAGVFSALAGARLPSAVAQLDARGWADVLFLGLLCSLFAFVVQLWAVRRTSASRASILMGTEPVWALLVGVVLAGDVIGPIGIAGAALIVTAGYAGQAIERRHRERPSDREAPRVTAGAHS, from the coding sequence ATGCCCTCCCGCTCCCGCACCGCACCCGTCGTCGACGTCCTCCTCCTCGGCGTCGCCGCGGTCTGGGGGGCCAGCTTCCTCGCGGCGAAGGATCTCGCCGCCGACACGGGAGTGCCCTCGGCGATCGCCCTCCGCTTCCTCGTCGCGGGTGCGGCGACGGCTCTGCTGTGCCTCGCGCGGCGGGAGCGGCTCCCCCGCGGCCGCGGTCTGCTGATCGCCGCCGCCCTCGGCTGCTCCCAGGCCGTGATCATCGGCCTCGAGACCTGGGGCGTCCACCTCACCTCCGCGACCAACGCGGGGCTGCTGATCAGCCTGGCGCTCGTGATGACGCCGGTGCTCGAGGGCGTCGCGTCCCGCTCGTGGCTCCCCCGCTCGTTCTTCGTCGCCACCGTCGCCGCGGTCGTCGGGGTCGCGCTCCTCGTCTCCGAGGGGGGCCTCCGCACACCGACCTGGGGCGACGGCCTGGTGATCGCGGCGGCCGTGGTGCGCGCGGTGCACGTCACCGCGAGCGCTCACCTCACGCGAGGCCGCAGAGAAGGATCCCTCGGAGTGGTGCTCGTCCAGCTGGTCGTCTGCGCCGGCGTCTTCTCGGCGCTGGCCGGCGCCCGGCTGCCCTCCGCGGTCGCGCAGCTGGACGCTCGCGGCTGGGCCGACGTGCTCTTCCTCGGACTGCTCTGCTCGCTGTTCGCGTTCGTCGTGCAGCTCTGGGCCGTCCGCCGCACCTCGGCGTCCCGGGCGAGCATCCTGATGGGGACCGAGCCCGTCTGGGCGCTCCTCGTCGGAGTGGTCCTCGCCGGCGACGTGATCGGCCCGATCGGGATCGCCGGCGCGGCTCTGATCGTGACGGCCGGCTACGCCGGTCAGGCGATCGAGCGCCGCCACCGCGAGCGGCCGTCGGATCGGGAGGCGCCCCGGGTGACGGCCGGCGCGCACTCCTGA
- a CDS encoding SGNH/GDSL hydrolase family protein: protein MTAVRLVAIGDSFTEGVGDELPDGTARGWADIAAQGWADATGERIHYANLAIRGRLIAPIVAEQLEPALALKPTHLSFNGGGNDMLRPRADIGSIADSYLRVLERCDEEGVTLIALAGADPSARLPLGRLIKRRGDALTAAVLRRLDGRTDVVVADNWSDPEFQRPDLWSEDRLHMGPRGHHRVASRVLTALGLTPPAPVQEVPEQPASARGGSAQYYRQYVAPWVRRRLTGTSSGDGRSAKYPELVPIDPVAGAQRQP from the coding sequence ATGACCGCCGTCCGTCTCGTCGCGATCGGCGACTCCTTCACGGAGGGCGTCGGCGACGAGCTGCCCGACGGCACGGCGCGCGGCTGGGCCGACATCGCCGCGCAGGGCTGGGCGGATGCGACGGGCGAGCGCATCCACTACGCGAACCTCGCTATCCGCGGGCGCCTCATCGCCCCCATCGTCGCCGAGCAGCTCGAGCCCGCCCTGGCGCTGAAGCCCACCCACCTCTCCTTCAACGGAGGCGGCAACGACATGCTGCGCCCGCGCGCGGACATCGGCAGCATCGCCGACTCGTACCTCCGGGTCCTCGAGCGCTGCGACGAGGAGGGGGTCACCCTGATCGCGCTGGCCGGCGCGGACCCCTCGGCCCGCCTCCCCCTCGGGCGCCTGATCAAGCGCCGGGGAGACGCGCTGACCGCGGCGGTCCTCCGGCGGCTCGACGGGCGCACCGACGTCGTCGTGGCCGACAACTGGAGCGATCCCGAGTTCCAGCGGCCCGATCTGTGGTCGGAGGACCGTCTGCACATGGGTCCGCGCGGGCACCACCGCGTCGCCTCGCGCGTGCTGACGGCACTCGGGCTCACGCCTCCGGCTCCGGTGCAGGAGGTTCCGGAGCAGCCCGCGTCGGCGCGCGGAGGCTCGGCCCAGTACTACCGGCAGTACGTCGCCCCGTGGGTCAGGCGCCGGCTGACGGGGACGTCGTCGGGCGACGGACGCTCGGCGAAGTACCCCGAGCTCGTGCCGATCGATCCGGTCGCCGGAGCTCAGCGCCAGCCGTAG
- a CDS encoding type II toxin-antitoxin system PemK/MazF family toxin codes for MPSSRSVASLLLRLLGRVRPSRPDASPVPQRPFLTTPEAAPGASGVGRTTEVDPTRVRGVHLGYAPTADGDPDPGEIVWTWVPYEEDDGRGKDRPVLVLAVEKAGTVLAVRLSSKEHDDYLPIGTGAWDQEGRPSYVDPERVFRVHPAGMRREGAALDRARFDSVARTVSARYGWR; via the coding sequence GTGCCCTCCTCACGCTCGGTCGCATCCCTCCTCCTCCGACTGCTCGGGCGGGTGAGGCCCTCCCGACCCGATGCGTCGCCGGTTCCGCAGCGGCCCTTCCTGACGACTCCGGAGGCCGCGCCGGGTGCGAGCGGAGTCGGCCGCACGACCGAGGTCGATCCGACCCGCGTCCGCGGCGTCCACCTCGGCTACGCGCCCACCGCCGACGGCGACCCCGACCCGGGGGAGATCGTCTGGACCTGGGTGCCCTACGAGGAGGACGACGGCCGCGGCAAGGACCGGCCCGTGCTCGTGCTCGCCGTCGAGAAGGCGGGAACGGTGCTGGCTGTGCGGCTGAGCTCGAAGGAGCACGACGACTACCTGCCGATCGGCACGGGGGCCTGGGATCAGGAGGGGCGCCCGAGCTACGTCGATCCGGAGCGCGTCTTCCGCGTGCACCCCGCCGGGATGCGGCGCGAGGGGGCGGCGCTGGACCGCGCGCGCTTCGACTCCGTCGCGAGGACGGTCTCGGCCCGCTACGGCTGGCGCTGA
- a CDS encoding ammonium transporter, with amino-acid sequence MDQGNTAFLLIAAALVLLMTPGLAFFYGGLVRAKSVISMMMLSFGAMGLIGVLWVLYGYAIAFGNGPAGPAGTDTFFGIDGFLGIDVAQIGLQGVYNDALGEQTGAYPVLAFAAFQATFAIITVALISGAIADRAKFGAWMVFAGVWATVVYFPVASWVFNFTLGDEGVVDGGWIAYNVGAIDFAGGTAVHINAGAAALALAIVLGKRVNFTKGAHQPHNPPFVLLGAGLLWFGWFGFNAGSELAADGFAAIAFLNTIAAPAAAILGWLVIEKIKDGKPTSVGAASGAVAGLVAITPACASLSPFWAIVLGIITGAVCALAIDLKYKLGYDDSLDVVGVHLVGGLIGTLYIGFFGTDVGLFLGGGFDQLGKQALAAFTVLAYSFLMTLLIGWVIQKTIGFRVKNEDEVAGIDTAIHGENGYVLAD; translated from the coding sequence ATGGATCAAGGCAATACTGCCTTCCTTCTCATCGCGGCGGCACTCGTGCTGCTGATGACGCCAGGACTGGCGTTCTTCTACGGCGGACTGGTCCGCGCCAAGAGCGTCATCAGCATGATGATGCTCAGCTTCGGCGCCATGGGGCTCATCGGAGTCCTCTGGGTGCTCTACGGGTACGCGATCGCGTTCGGCAACGGCCCCGCGGGCCCCGCCGGCACCGACACCTTCTTCGGCATCGACGGCTTCCTCGGGATCGACGTCGCGCAGATCGGTCTGCAGGGCGTCTACAACGACGCGCTCGGCGAGCAGACGGGTGCGTACCCGGTCCTCGCCTTCGCCGCCTTCCAGGCGACGTTCGCCATCATCACCGTCGCCCTGATCTCGGGTGCGATCGCCGACCGCGCCAAGTTCGGCGCGTGGATGGTCTTCGCCGGCGTCTGGGCCACCGTCGTGTACTTCCCCGTCGCCTCCTGGGTCTTCAACTTCACCCTCGGCGACGAGGGCGTGGTCGACGGCGGCTGGATCGCCTACAACGTCGGAGCGATCGACTTCGCGGGCGGCACCGCCGTCCACATCAACGCCGGTGCGGCCGCTCTCGCCCTCGCGATCGTCCTCGGCAAGCGCGTCAACTTCACCAAGGGTGCGCACCAGCCGCACAACCCGCCCTTCGTGCTCCTCGGTGCCGGACTCCTCTGGTTCGGCTGGTTCGGCTTCAACGCCGGCTCCGAGCTCGCTGCCGACGGCTTCGCGGCCATCGCCTTCCTGAACACGATCGCCGCCCCCGCGGCAGCGATCCTCGGCTGGCTCGTCATCGAGAAGATCAAGGACGGCAAGCCCACCTCGGTCGGTGCCGCCTCCGGTGCCGTCGCGGGTCTCGTCGCCATCACCCCGGCCTGCGCGAGCCTCTCGCCGTTCTGGGCGATCGTGCTGGGCATCATCACCGGTGCCGTCTGCGCGCTGGCGATCGACCTCAAGTACAAGCTCGGCTACGACGACTCGCTCGACGTCGTCGGCGTCCACCTCGTCGGCGGCCTCATCGGAACGCTCTACATCGGCTTCTTCGGCACCGATGTCGGCCTGTTCCTCGGCGGCGGATTCGACCAGCTCGGCAAGCAGGCGCTCGCGGCCTTCACCGTCCTGGCCTACTCCTTCCTCATGACCCTCCTCATCGGCTGGGTCATCCAGAAGACCATCGGATTCCGCGTCAAGAACGAGGACGAGGTCGCGGGCATCGACACCGCGATCCACGGCGAGAACGGCTACGTCCTGGCCGACTAG